GCGCTTTATCGGCCATCTCAAGGGGGTGCGCGTACTGGTACGGCGGAACCTTGAGTACAACACCCTGATGCACCGTATCAATCGAACACATGCGATCGAGTTCTGGGCGCATGACCTCAAGAATTGGCACGCCATTCTTAATGGCAAGGTTGGTGATCTCGCGAACGCGATCATCCATCTCAAGGCGTGTGGCCAGGTACAGGGCGGTCGCGGGGATGCGAGTACGCAGTGCCTCTACGACAGCGTTGCGCCCGGTGACCAGCTCCATGTCATCGTCTTTTTTGCGGTTGCCACCGCGCGACCCTGCCGAACCCGTGTTTGAACGGTTCTGCGGCGGACGCTGTTCGGTACGCTTGCCGCCTGCGGCAACAAAACGCTCTTTTGCGAGCTTTGCCTTACCGGCTGGGTGGTACGGACGATCCTCGGCCTTTGGCGTTGGCTTGCGACCTTCGAGAGCCTGGCGGCCCTGTCCTCCGGAGCCAACAGGGGCTCCCCTACTCTTTTTGCGGACTGCTCCCGCGCGTGGTTTATTAGCCATTGAGACTCCAGTGTGAACCGTTCAGTTTATTGTCGATTGACGTGTCTTCGAGGGAAATACCGGCCAGCTTCAGGGTATCCCGAATGCGGTCGCTTGTCGCGTAATCGCGATTCTCTCGGGCTTGCTGACGCTCAGCAAGCAAGTGGTCAACCAGCGTCCCAAGTGCAGCCATTGCGCCGTTGTCTGACGCGCCCGACCGGTCATCAGCGAGAGGGTTGATACCAAGAACGTTAACAATAGCCCATACTTGGTCGCGAAACCCGGATGCGCGTTCAGTTTCACCGGCGTCGAGCGCGGCATTTCCGGCCCTGACCGACTCGTGGAGAACGGCGAGGGCCTGTGGAATCGCAAAGTCGTCGCGCATGGCTGCCGCAAATGAGTCGGGGACTCGTGCGCCGGCAGCGCCGGTTTCTGTTCCTTGTTCACGCTCGGCGCGACGGAGGAAACTCTCAATGCGGTCGAGGGCGGCTTCAGCCTCGGCGAGCGCATCGTCGTGAAACTCAAGAGTAGAACGGTAATGAGCCGAGCCGAGGAAGTAGCGAACAACTATAGGCCTCGCTGCGTCAAGCAGGTCGCTGGCAAAAATTGAGTTACCCAGCGACTTCGACATCTTCTGTCCACTCACGTTGACGAGCCCGTTGTGAATCCAGTGGGCCGCAAACTCATCGCCAGCAGCGCGCGACTGGGCCAGTTCGTTTTCGTGGTGAGGAAAGCGCAGATCGAGGCCCCCACCGTGGATATCGAAGGCAGAGCCGAGGTAACGGGTCGACATGGCAGAGCACTCGATGTGCCAGCCTGGCCGCCCTGCACCCCACGGCGATGACCACGATGCTGAGGTTGGCTCACCATCTTTATGGGCTTTCCAGAGCGCAAAATCGTGAGAGCTTCGCTTGCCGCGCGGGTCAGAATCGGCTGCTGGCTCCATCTTGTCGAGACCCTGCCGCGTCAGTTCGCCGTAGCTTGGCCACGATGCAGAGTCAAAATAAACGTTCGCCGACCCGTCATCAGCCTGATACGCGTGACCACGTTCGATCAGCCGTGAAATAATGTCGATCATCGGTTCGATATTTGCGGTCGCTCTGGGCTCGTACGTAGGCGGGAGGATACCAAGCGCGTCGTAGGCAGCGTTGAAGTCGCGCTCAACCCGGTACGCGAGGGCCCACCACTGCTCGGTGCCGCCCTTGAGCTGGGCGATCGATGCGTTATCAAGGATCTTGTCATCGATATCGGTGACATTGCGGACAAGGGTGACGTCGAGGCCCTCGTAGTCGAACCATCGACGCATTTGGTCGTAGACGAGCGCACTGCGAAGGTGCCCGACGTGTGGGGCTGACTGGACGGTTGGTCCACACACGTAGAGCCCAACTTTTCCGGCTTCTCGCGGAACAAAATCGACGAGTTGCTGAGCTTTTGAGTCATAGAGCCGCTGGAGCGGGGCCGACTGGGCGCCATCCTGTTGGGCATTCGTTTGCTGAGTCACAGTCTCAGCCTACTTTGTGACGGTGCCGTGTTACATCGCATGGAACGGCGGTGCGTTAGACCTGTTCGATAAGGGCCGTCGCTATCGCGCACACGCCCTCTCCCCTACCGGTGAAGCCAAGGCCATCCGTCGTCGTCGCCGACAGGCTGACCGGAGCCTTCACCCAGCCACTGAGCACGACCTGGGCTTCGTCTCTACGCGGGCCAACTTTTGGGCGCAGCCCGATGACCTGCACGGAAACATTCACGACGCGGAACCCGGCATTGCGGAGCATCCGAACGGCCTCAACCACAAAGACTTCACCGTGGGCGTTGGCATATGCGGCGTCGGCCGTGCCAAACACCTGACCGATATCGCCGAGTCCTGCGGCGCCAAGCAACGCGTCAACCATCGCGTGAGCTACCACATCGCCGTCGCTGTGGCCTGACAAGCCAACCTGATCCGGCCAATAGAGGCCGGCGAGCCACAGTTCTTCGCCCTCGGCAAACGCGTGAACGTCTGTTCCGGTGCCAACTCGCATAGCGGATTCCTTTCGGGCAGGGGGAACAAGCCAGGCAGCCACCCGCTCGAGGTCTGGTGCAGTCGTGATCTTCAACGAACGTTGGTCTCCGGCGACCGTATGAACCGATCGTCCAGCAGCGCGCACCACAGAGGCGTCATCGGTGAACGGATGCTCGGTTGAGGCAGCGGCAAGATCGGTCACGGTTGTCGCTTGCCGGTACGCCTCATCAAGCACGCTGCGGCGAAAACCCTGGGGGGTCTGAACGGATGCAAGGTCTGAGCGGTCAACGACATCAACAACCCGACCTTGCTCGTCAACCCGGTTCAACGTGTCGGCCACTGGCAGCACCGGAATAACGCCGGCGGCTCCCGCTTCGACCCCGGCAACGACGCGTCGAATAACACCGACAGGGGTACTCGGTCGTGCCGCATCGTGGACAAGCACGATCGTGTGCTCATCGGCAACGGCGTCGAGTCCGCGCTGAACCGATTCGAACCGGTTGAGGCCACCAGCAACAGCTCCGACGGATGCGGTGGAACCCTCGCGACGGAGCGTCGCTTCTGCGTCACGCACGAGCGCTGCAACGTCGCATTCTGGGGCAACAATGATGATCTGTGAGGCAACACCGGATTTGGCTAGGCCCTCGATGCACCAGTCGAGCACCGTGCGCCCGGCAACGGGGACAAGCGCTTTTGGCAGGCCAGCGTCGAGCCTGGTGCCGCTGCCGGCCGCCACCACAATGACAGCCACCGATTCGGAGGTGCGGCCAACGTATGTACTGCCCTGATCGGACGTCACCGCTAGGAGGCCAAGACCTCGTCGAGCACCTGCGAGGCCGATTCTTCGTCGGTTTTCTCGGCAAGGGCAAGTTCAGAGATCAGGATCTGGCGAGCTTTGGCGAGCATTCGCTTCTCACCAGCGGATAGACCCTTGTCTTGGTCTCTGCGCCAGAGATCGCGGACAACCTCAGAGACCTTGATCACGTCGCCAGACGCGAGCTTTTCGAGGTTGGCCTTGTACCGACGAGACCAGTTCGTTGGTTCTTCAGTAAACGGGCTGCGCAGGACGTCGAATACCTCTTCAAGGCCATCTTTATCAATGACGTCGCGTACGCCTACGAGTTCGACGTTCTCAGCGGGCACCTCAATAGAAAGATCGCCCTGGTTCACCTCAAGCTTGAGGAAGAGTTTTTCGACCCCCATGATGGTGCGATGCTTGACCTCAACAATTTTTGCCGCACCGTGGTGCGGGTATACAACTGTCTCGCCAACTTCAAACTGCATGCGACATTCTCCCTCGTGTATTCAACTCTCTAGTTTATCACAGGGGCATTCCCGCCACTTAGGGTGGCCTAACCTGTAACTGGCCGCTGTCGTGGCTAAACTAGCTTGGACTGCAGTTTGTGCTGCGACGATAATTCGGCAGCACTGAATGCAACACTGATTTAGATTTTGTCAACATTCAACCCGGAGGGTCCACGTGAAGGCTCGCATAGTTTCATCTGTTGTCTTGGCCGCCGCCGTCATGGTGGGCGCCACTGGCTGCAACTTGATTAGCCCACAGGCAACCACCTACCACTACGACCCCAGCGACGGCGTCGGTGGTAACACGGGTGAACTTGCGATCCGCAACGTTATGCTCATCGAGACCGAGGTTGAGGGCACGTACAGCGTTGTCTTCAGCGTGGTCAACAACTCCGCAGACACCGTTGACCTCAACGTTCACGTGCAGGATGGCAACAGCCAGGCTGAAGACTCCGTCACGGTGGCTCCTGGCATCAACAAGTTTGGCGACGAAGACCAAGACGTTCTGATCTTCGAGGACGTCGACACCAAGCCAGGCGCGATCATCCCAGTATTCTTCCAGTACGGCGAGAAAACTGGCGTTGAGCTTGAGGTACCTGTTCTCGACGGAACGCTTCCTGAGTACAAGCACCTCGTTCTTTCGGAGCGCGAGATTGCACAGGCCACCGAGGTCGCGACGCCAAGCGCGGCACCAACCTCGACCAGCACCGCGACGCCAGACGCCGATGCAGTCACCCCCGAGCTTGAGACAGCAGATCAGTAAGCGCTGACCGCACCTGTTACGCCGAACGGCCCCTCTGCATCGCAGAGGGGCCGTTCGTGTATCCCGTAGGACGAAACCCGTTCGGACTATCGCCCAGCGGTGAGGCTCGGCACAACAACGGACTTCAGCGCTGTTGGATCTGAGCCTGCTGCAAGAAGGGCCTCTTCAACCTGGTCAAGACCAAACTCCCCCGTGACCAACGAGTCGAGGTCAACTGCGCCAGACGATGCCAGCTCAATGGCGAGCGGCCAGGTGTTTGCGTACCGATAAATGCCTGTCACCTCAATCTCGCGCATTTGGATCAACGCGATTGGCAGCTCGATCGTGTCAGGACCCATGCCGACATACACGATTCGACCTCCGGGACGGACCGCATGCACACCGGCCTTCATCGCCGCGGGGGCACCCGAGGCGTCGATAAAGACGTCAACATTCAGATCGAGATCACCGACGTCCTCCGCGAGCGGGTCGATCACCCGTGTTGCCCCAAATCGGAGGGCATGCTCACGCCGCTGCGGAACGGTATCTGAGACGATGATTTCCGTTGCCCCAAACGCCTTGGCAACCTGGGTAACAAGGATACCGATCGGCCCCGCCCCCGTGATGAACACCGTGGACCCGAGCGTCAGTTTTGCCGTCTGCCCGGCAAACACGGCAACGCTCAATGGCTCGATCAGTGCGGAGGCCTTGTCGCTCAGCGAATCAGGTACGTCATAGGCAAAATCAGACGTGATCACCGCGTACTCCGCAAACGCTCCGTCTATCGGCGGGGCTGCATAGAACTCAACGTTGGGGCACAGGTTATAGCGCCCTTCCTTGCAGTAGTTGCAGACGCGGCAGGGTGTTTGCGGTTCGATCGACACGCGCTGCCCAATACGGTCCGCCGATACAGCTGACCCAACGGCCACGATCCGTCCTGCCGATTCGTGACCGAGGATAAGCGGCCCGTCAACGACCAGGTCACCAATGTGTCCATCGGTATAGAAGTGCGTGTCTGACCCACACACCCCAACAACGCTGATCTGAACGAGCACCTGGTCGGCATCGAGTTGCGGAACAGGGACGTCACGGACAGAGAGGCTTCCTGGCTCGCTCAAGACGCTCGCCCTCATGGAAGTTGGTATTCCGCTCGTGGTCTTCTGGTCGGTCATCATGACCCTTTCTGTATCTGTCGTTGGATAAATCGGAGGTGTTAGTTCTCGTCGAGGACAAAGGCCGAAACATACTTATCGGCGTTCTCCTTGGTGATGAGCATGCAGTCAATGCTCTGCTTCTCTTCGCTCACGCCTGTCTCTCCCGTTTCGATATAGCTCACGGCTTGGGCGACTGTTGCCTCGACCACCCCAAGAACAGGCTGGAGGACGGTTGCAACCAGCGTGCCGTTCTTCACGGCCTCAACCGCATCAACGGAGCCGTCAAAGGCAAGAACTTTAACTCGGTCGATCATCCCAGCCTGGGTGAGCGCTTCGATTGCGCCGAGGGCCATCTCGTCGTTGCCAGAGATCACGCCCGTAATGTCAGGGTTTGCGGCGATGAGCCCCTCCATCTTTTCCTTGGCGAGGCCGCGCAGCCAGTTGGCGGTTTCTTCTCCGACTTTCTCAAGCCCAGGGTATCCGTCAATAATCGAGGCGTAACCGTCAGACCGCACCTTGGCGTTATTGTCGGTCGGCGGTCCGACGAGTTCAACGTATTTACCCTCGCCACCCATTGCCTCGACCCAGGCTTCTGCGCCAAGAAGCGATCCTTGCGCGTTATTCGAGACGATCTGCGACTTCGCAATCCCCTGCTCGGCGATTTCGGCATTCAGCACAAAGACGGGAATGTCTGCGTCCGTTGCCTTTTGGACCGCGGCGATACTGACCTCCGCACCAGCAGGGTCAAGAATAATAGCCTTGACCTTATTGCTAATGGCCGAGTCAATGAGTTGGTTTTCTTTATCGGGGTCGAGCTTATGCGCGTTGATCGTCGCGGTGTAGCCGGCCTTTTCGATTTCGGCTTCTGCCGCATCAACGAGCACGCGCTCATAGGGGCTCGCGAGGTCAACCGCGATGACTGCAATTGTTCCTTTCCCCTCTGCCGTTGCCGGCTCCTCAGTATTCGAGCAACCGGTCATGCCGATTGCGACGGCTCCGAGCACGGCTAATGTTGCAACTTTGCGAATCATTATGAACCTTTCTTGGCG
The window above is part of the Lysinibacter cavernae genome. Proteins encoded here:
- the rlmB gene encoding 23S rRNA (guanosine(2251)-2'-O)-methyltransferase RlmB, with amino-acid sequence MANKPRAGAVRKKSRGAPVGSGGQGRQALEGRKPTPKAEDRPYHPAGKAKLAKERFVAAGGKRTEQRPPQNRSNTGSAGSRGGNRKKDDDMELVTGRNAVVEALRTRIPATALYLATRLEMDDRVREITNLAIKNGVPILEVMRPELDRMCSIDTVHQGVVLKVPPYQYAHPLEMADKALASKKAPLFVAIDGVTDPRNLGAIIRSTAAFGGQGVIVPQRRSVGVTASAWKTSAGAAARIPVAMAANLTQTLKALKERGIFVIGLDGEGDVSLPGLDLATSPVVVVIGSEGKGLSRLVTETCDAVVSIPISAATESLNAGIAASVTLYEISRLRAEAAKRK
- the cysS gene encoding cysteine--tRNA ligase; this translates as MTQQTNAQQDGAQSAPLQRLYDSKAQQLVDFVPREAGKVGLYVCGPTVQSAPHVGHLRSALVYDQMRRWFDYEGLDVTLVRNVTDIDDKILDNASIAQLKGGTEQWWALAYRVERDFNAAYDALGILPPTYEPRATANIEPMIDIISRLIERGHAYQADDGSANVYFDSASWPSYGELTRQGLDKMEPAADSDPRGKRSSHDFALWKAHKDGEPTSASWSSPWGAGRPGWHIECSAMSTRYLGSAFDIHGGGLDLRFPHHENELAQSRAAGDEFAAHWIHNGLVNVSGQKMSKSLGNSIFASDLLDAARPIVVRYFLGSAHYRSTLEFHDDALAEAEAALDRIESFLRRAEREQGTETGAAGARVPDSFAAAMRDDFAIPQALAVLHESVRAGNAALDAGETERASGFRDQVWAIVNVLGINPLADDRSGASDNGAMAALGTLVDHLLAERQQARENRDYATSDRIRDTLKLAGISLEDTSIDNKLNGSHWSLNG
- the ispD gene encoding 2-C-methyl-D-erythritol 4-phosphate cytidylyltransferase — translated: MTSDQGSTYVGRTSESVAVIVVAAGSGTRLDAGLPKALVPVAGRTVLDWCIEGLAKSGVASQIIIVAPECDVAALVRDAEATLRREGSTASVGAVAGGLNRFESVQRGLDAVADEHTIVLVHDAARPSTPVGVIRRVVAGVEAGAAGVIPVLPVADTLNRVDEQGRVVDVVDRSDLASVQTPQGFRRSVLDEAYRQATTVTDLAAASTEHPFTDDASVVRAAGRSVHTVAGDQRSLKITTAPDLERVAAWLVPPARKESAMRVGTGTDVHAFAEGEELWLAGLYWPDQVGLSGHSDGDVVAHAMVDALLGAAGLGDIGQVFGTADAAYANAHGEVFVVEAVRMLRNAGFRVVNVSVQVIGLRPKVGPRRDEAQVVLSGWVKAPVSLSATTTDGLGFTGRGEGVCAIATALIEQV
- a CDS encoding CarD family transcriptional regulator yields the protein MQFEVGETVVYPHHGAAKIVEVKHRTIMGVEKLFLKLEVNQGDLSIEVPAENVELVGVRDVIDKDGLEEVFDVLRSPFTEEPTNWSRRYKANLEKLASGDVIKVSEVVRDLWRRDQDKGLSAGEKRMLAKARQILISELALAEKTDEESASQVLDEVLAS
- a CDS encoding NAD(P)-dependent alcohol dehydrogenase, with amino-acid sequence MMTDQKTTSGIPTSMRASVLSEPGSLSVRDVPVPQLDADQVLVQISVVGVCGSDTHFYTDGHIGDLVVDGPLILGHESAGRIVAVGSAVSADRIGQRVSIEPQTPCRVCNYCKEGRYNLCPNVEFYAAPPIDGAFAEYAVITSDFAYDVPDSLSDKASALIEPLSVAVFAGQTAKLTLGSTVFITGAGPIGILVTQVAKAFGATEIIVSDTVPQRREHALRFGATRVIDPLAEDVGDLDLNVDVFIDASGAPAAMKAGVHAVRPGGRIVYVGMGPDTIELPIALIQMREIEVTGIYRYANTWPLAIELASSGAVDLDSLVTGEFGLDQVEEALLAAGSDPTALKSVVVPSLTAGR
- a CDS encoding D-ribose ABC transporter substrate-binding protein, whose amino-acid sequence is MIRKVATLAVLGAVAIGMTGCSNTEEPATAEGKGTIAVIAVDLASPYERVLVDAAEAEIEKAGYTATINAHKLDPDKENQLIDSAISNKVKAIILDPAGAEVSIAAVQKATDADIPVFVLNAEIAEQGIAKSQIVSNNAQGSLLGAEAWVEAMGGEGKYVELVGPPTDNNAKVRSDGYASIIDGYPGLEKVGEETANWLRGLAKEKMEGLIAANPDITGVISGNDEMALGAIEALTQAGMIDRVKVLAFDGSVDAVEAVKNGTLVATVLQPVLGVVEATVAQAVSYIETGETGVSEEKQSIDCMLITKENADKYVSAFVLDEN